GTGCGTCTTGGATGTTCTCCCGAAGAGCGACATTTTAAGCAGCCCATTTTAGTTTCTATAGTTCTTTCTTTTTTTGAAGAACCTTCCGTTTGTATTTCAGACGATCTTAATGATGCATGTTGTTATGTCGAGATAACTTCTTTAATAGAGGAAGTTGCTTCTAGTAAACCTTGTGCTTTAGTCGAACACTTGTCTAAGCTCTTAATGGATGCTTTAGAATCAAAGTTAAAGAACAAGGTTTCTAAAATAGATTTAGAGGTGCGTAAAGAACGGCCTCCTGTTCCTAACTTGTTGAAGCCCATTTGCTTTAAAATAAGTAGGAAAATCTCGCTATGACAACAGCTCAATTTATTTGTTTGTCTCTAGGATCTAATCTAGGGAATCGATTTGAAAATTTTCGCAAGGCATTTTCTCTTTTAAAAGAGTTGGATATAGAGGATTTGCAAAGTTCTATAATTTTAGAAACAAAAGCTTTGTTATTTCCTGGTTCTCCAGAAGAATGGGATTTGCCTTTTTTTAATTCCGTACTTATTGGAAAAACAACCCTATCTCCAAAACAGTTGTTATCAGAAATAAAACAAATCGAGCGTAAGCTTGGTAGGGATGCTAATGCGCTACCCTGGTCTCCGAGAATTTTGGATATTGATATCCTTTTATACGGAGATGAAAACTGCCAACAGAAAGACATCAGCATACCTCATGAGAGAATCTTAGAAAGGCCTTTTTTACTTTCTCTTGTTGCCTCACTTTGTCCTACTAGAAAATTTCATCAACCAGCTTCTGAGTACCATTTAAAAACATTTGGAGAAATAGCTCATCTTCTTCCATGTCCTCAAGAGATGATTTTGAATAGTTTTTCTCCCAGCACTTTATTAATGGGAATAGTCAATGTCACCGATAATTCTATTTCGGATGGAGGATTGTATCTGGAAGCTTCTAAAGCAGTTGCTCATGCTGAAAAATTGTTTGCTCAGGGAGCTTCTGTTATTGATTTCGGAGGACAGGCGACTAATCCCAAGGTGAAGCAGCTGCTTGATGTAGAACAAGAATGGGCGCGCTTAGAGCCCGTATTAAAGCTACTTGCTGAAACATGGATAGGACGCAAGCAATGTCCTGATGTCTCATTAGATACATTTTATCCCGAAATTATCAGAAGAGCCCTAGAGATTTATCCTATTCGTTGGATTAACGACGTTTCAGGCGGTTCTAAGGAAATGGCTGAGATTGCCAGAGACGCAAATTTATTATTAGTTATTAACCATTCATGCTCTCTTCCTCCTCGCCCTGATAAGACACTAGCGTTTACTTCTTGTGCTTCTGATCAATTATTAAGTTGGGGAGAAAAGCAAATAGAAGCTTTTGTTAACTTAGGTTTGAATCAAGATCAAATTATTTTTGATCCGGGTATCGCTTTTGGAACAACCCAAATACAAGCATTGAATGTGTTACATAGAATGGAAAAATTCCGGAAGCTTGGCTGTGCTACGTTAGTGGGCCATTCAAGGAAATCTTGTTTTGCTCTTCTAGGAAAATATGATGCTAAAGATCGTGATTGGGAAACCGTTAGCTTATCAGTATTGTTGCAGCAACAAGGAGTGAACTACTTGCGAGTTCATGATGTAGAGGCTAATCAAAGAGTATTATCTGCAGCAGCATGGCCTGGAGTGTATGTATAAAATACTTGGTATAGTCGCTTGCGATCCTAACGGAGTAATTGGAAATCAAGGAAAACTACCTTGGAACTATCCTGAAGATATAAAATTTTTTTCGAAAATTATAGAAAACATGCCCCTAATTATGGGGAGGAAAACCTTCGAAGGTCTTCCTGATAAGTATACGAACGACCGTAAGGTAATAGTATTTTCTAAGAATTTTCATGAAAATTCCGAGGATAGGGTTTGGGTATCTTCATTGGAGGAATTTCGTAATTTAGAACTTCCTTCTCCGATCTTCCTTCTCGGTGGGGGAGATTTGTTTTCTTTATTTTTAGAAAATCATCTGTTGCATGGATGTTTTGTAACGCACATTCATAAGTGTTACGACGGAGATGTTTTTTTCCCTTTATCTTCACTGGAAGGTTGGAAAAAGACAATTTTAGATGAAAAAAAAGATTTAACATTTTGCTATTATGAAAGTCTCGCCGATTGTCACGCGTAGAGTTCATGTTCATGATGATCTCTATGAAATTTTAGAAGAATCTCTTCCCTCTTTGTCTGAGAATTCTATAATTGCTTTATCTTCAAAGGTTTTGAGTCTTTGTGAAGGCGCGGTTGTTGATACTAAGACAACAACAAAAGGGGCTTTAATCAAGCAGGAATCAGATGCCTATGTTTATTCCGCTCTTCATGATTTATACCTAACGAAGAAACAAGGAATTTTGATTCCATCTGCAGGAATTGATGAGTCCAATGCTCAAGATTATTACGTTTTATATCCTCGGGATTTATTAGCGTCCACAAATGCTTTAGGCGTTTGGTTGAAGAATTTTTATCATTTAGAGAATCTTGGAGTGATTATTGTAGACAGCCATACAACTCCTATGCGTCGGGGAGTTTTAGGGTTAGGATTATGTTGGTATGGATTTTCCCCTCTATATAGTTATGTAGGGAAACCTGATTGTTTTGGCCGACCCTTACGTATGACGCAAATTAATCTTTTAGATGCCTTAGCGGTCTCTGCTGTACTCTGTATGGGAGAGGGGGATGAACACACGCCCATAGCGCTTATAGAAGATGCACCTAAAATAACTTTTCATTCTTCCCCTACGCTACAGTCGGATTTGTCATTACTGGATATTGATGAAACAGAAGATCTGTATGGTCCTATCCTCCGTTCTGTAGCTTGGGAATCTACACATTTTTAATTTTTGGGAGGCGTTAATGAAACCCTGTTTAGATTTATTAGATAAAAACATCAAAGAAAAACATATGTTAGATCATACCTTTTATATGAAATGGTCTAAGGGAGAATTAACGAAAGAGCAGTTAAAGGCATACGCTAAGGATTACTATCTCCATATCAAAGCTTTCCCACGTTATCTTTCCGCAGTTCATAGCCGTTGTGATAATTTAGAAGCGCGTAAACTACTTCTTGATAACCTTATGGATGAAGAAACAGGCCATCCTAATCATATCGATCTGTGGAAAAATTTTGCCTATGCTTTGGGTGTTACTGAGGAAGAATTAGAAAATCATGTTCCTAGCGCAGCAGCACAAAAGAAAGTTGATACATTTTTACGTTGGTGTACCGGAGATTCGTTATCAGCGGGTGTGTCTGCTTTATATACCTATGAAAGCCAAATCCCTACAGTTGCAGAGACTAAAATCTCAGGATTAAAACAGTATTTTGGTTTTACTGCTCCTGAAGATTATGAGTATTTCACAGTACATCAAGATGTTGATGTAAGACATGCTCGTGAGGAAAGAGAATTAATAGAGACTTTGCTAAATAGTGATTGTAATAAGGTTTTACAAGCTTCTAGAGAAGTATGTGATGCTTTATATGACTTTTTAGATACTTTCCTAGACGAGAAAGATACTTGCTCAGCAACTCCGCCTCCTGTTTCGGATTCTAAACCTTCTTCATGTGGTTGTAACTGCCGTCATTAATTTGAATAGTTCTCCTTCTCTTGTTTTTACAAGGAGAAGGAGAATCTAAAGATTGTAGTTTTAAGCTACAGGTTGCGCTGTCTGCTCTTCTTTTTTCTCCTCTACAACTGCTGCTTTTGCTGCAGAGGTTATGTCAAAGATACGTTTTTCTAACTCATCAAATAGCTTTTTATTTTTCTTGAGTTCTTCACGAACAGCTTCTCTTCCTTGTCCTAACTTGCGATCTTGATAGTTGAACCAAGAACCCTTTTTTTCCACGATATTGTGCTCTACAGCTAGATCTAGAATACATCCTGCTGAAGAAATACCTTCGTTGAAGAGAATATCAAATTCTGCGGTTCTAAATGGAGGTGCTAATTTATTTTTAGCAACTTTAACTTTGATACGGTTTCCAAGATCAAAGCTTTCATTACCTTTAATAGCTCCGATACGACGGATATCCATACGTATTGATGAATAAAATTTTAAGGCACGTCCACCTGTTGTTGTTTCAGGGTTACCGAAACTAACACCTATCTTTTCACGAATCTGGTTAATGAATATTGCACAAGTTTGACTACGCGCTAATGTTGCTGTAAGCTTACGCAATGCCTGAGACATCATACGTGCTTGTAGGCCTACATGTACATCGCCGATATCGCCTTCGAGTTCACTTTTGGGAACCAAAGCAGCTACAGAATCAATAACAATAACGTCAACAGCTCCTGATCTTGCTAATAGCTCAGCAATACTTAAAGCATCTTCACCACAATCAGGTTGGGAGATCATAAGATCATTGATATTTGCACCTATAAGAGAAGCATAGCTGGGATCTAAAGCATGTTCTGCATCGATATATGCAGCGACGCCGCCCATTTTTTGAGCATTCGCAACAATATGGGTAGCTAATGTAGTTTTCCCTGAAGATTCAGGACCAAAAATCTCAACGATACGTCCTTTTGGAACACCCCCAATACCTAAAGCTAAATCTAAAGATAAGGCTCCTGTTTTTATAGTTGAAATTTCATGAGTGGCAGAGTGTTTCCCTAGACTCATGATAGATCCAGAGCCAAATTGTTTTTCGATATAGGCAATTGCTGCTTCTAGTGCTTTTTTACGATCAGGTACATTCATTTAATAGGTGCTCCTTTTTTCCACACTTTCTATGCAATAGTCCTTCATTTTTGGACTTTGAGAGAAGAAATGGGTAAGCTTCTTCTCGAAATTAGCTAAGAGATGTCAGAGTGGTGATTTTTTATGATAGATGTATGCTTGGCTTTTCTTTTGATTTTTATGGATAACCCAATTTTTCACACCAGTCAAGATAGAAAGCAGTTGTAAATGTAACATTTTCTGTATCTGTAGAGTTCGTTGTAATGAGGATAAAAGGTTTTTCGTAATCACCTTGACAGTGGCCTGCCATCATACACACAGAATGTGTTATTGACAATTCACTGATTTATCGGAAAAAACACAAAGGTCTTTATAATTAGGGGGTAAAAATCTCTAGGAGATATTTCTGAACACCTTTCCTAAAATAGACTTTGTTACGCGAAAAATACTTGAGATAGGGGAATATCGTGGTCTTCTCTGGGGAGAATAAGAGTTTTTTGTTCTTTGAAACCGATGCCTATAGTTGTGGGGTGGGAATTTAGTGCCAACCAACGATCGTAATAACCACCGCCGTAACCAAGACGATAATTATTATCATCAAAAGCTAGGGCAGGAACGAGAACGTGGGTGATCTGTTGAGGTTCAATGGGCTCTAAATTAAATTCAGAAATCCGTAAAGGATGCGTGAGTTTTGATAAGACCTCTAACGAGGGTACATGAACAGGTGTAAGTTGATAATCTTGTGTTTGTGGTAGAGCTAGGGAGAATTCGTTGATGAGAATACGATTTGCTAAATCTATATTGATTTCTGATTGGAAGGGAATAAAGGAAAGCACGAAGCTTCCCTTAGGCAATTCACGAATAAAAGAAGCAACGGCCTGAGCGGCTTGTGATAATCGTGGTTCCTGTATAGATTGTCTTAGGGAGATAAAAAACTCACGTTGCTTCTTTTTCTCAGCAATTACAGAGGTATCCATAGCTAATTGATCAGAGGTTTACCATCTTGATAGGGGATTTTTTTAGTGATAGTTCCTGAAGATGTGAAAAATACGGCTGTGCCGCAGCCTTTATCTATTTTAGAGTAGGGATGTCGATCTCCGGGACGGAAGTATTCTCCTTTTATAAGTAGCTCATTGTCGTATTCTTCAGTAGCCATAATCTGGCCTTCAGGATAGTACAGAGTTAATAGGCCGGATTTTTTATTATTTATCAATTCCTTACAACTTTCTAGTGATCCATTTGGATACCAGGTTTTTACAGGACCCTGTAAAATGCCGTGATTCCAGGTTAAAAGAAGTTTGGATTTCCCCGTGTCGGGGTAGAAAAATAACTCTTCACCATGTTTTGCACCTTCAATCAGTGCATATGTTTGAAGAATTTGATCTCCAAGACTATCGAATACGGTAACTTTCCCACAGGCTTCTCCCCGTACAAACACACGAGTTTCTACAATGGCGTGTTTCCCGTAGATTGCTTGTATTCCATTGCCATTAACGATTTCAGAGAATACTTCGTGTGTTTGAGGATCTAAATAAGAACCTTTTAATAATAAACCATTATCATATTCTTCTTCAGAAAGCACAACATTGGAGCGTTCTTCATAGCGTACGGATGTGCTATGCTTTTCTCCATCTTGATAAGTTTGCTTTTTCAGCAGGAAACCTTCCACTGTATAAGTAAGGAAATCACCATGAGCGCGACCTTTATGATAAGAACACTCTTTCCATACTTGACCATTCGGATGATAGTAATACGAGGCTCCCTGTAGCAGACCTTTATCGTAATTAATGGCAGCCTCTAACATGCCCTCATCGCTATGAGCTAGTGTTGTTCCATGGAATAACCATCCGGATTCTGCAGAGGGATGAAGATCTGCAATTCCCCCTATGACTTCTGCTTGGATTTTGATTTTCCCATTGCTATGCCATTCTCGATAACGTCCGCAAGCGCGATTATTCACACATTCTAAATACTGTTTTAATTGACCATTCGGGTGGTATGTTGTTAAACACGAAACATTTTCACCTCGTGTATTTTTATACATACGCATAACTTTTTGATAGGGCTGGGGAGATAGGAAATCTACCTTAGCATACTTTTTCAGCTTCTCTTTGGAGCAAATCGTCTCTGATAAGCCATTTCTATCAATGATGTTAATCCCTGTTAAAGTCAGCTTCTCATAGGTTCCAGCAGCATAGCCCGGAGTAAAAGCAAAACATAGAAGGAATAAGCATAAAAATTTTCTTATAACCATCGACTTATAGCCTCAGCATTTA
This DNA window, taken from Chlamydia sp. 04-14, encodes the following:
- a CDS encoding CADD family putative folate metabolism protein, whose amino-acid sequence is MKPCLDLLDKNIKEKHMLDHTFYMKWSKGELTKEQLKAYAKDYYLHIKAFPRYLSAVHSRCDNLEARKLLLDNLMDEETGHPNHIDLWKNFAYALGVTEEELENHVPSAAAQKKVDTFLRWCTGDSLSAGVSALYTYESQIPTVAETKISGLKQYFGFTAPEDYEYFTVHQDVDVRHAREERELIETLLNSDCNKVLQASREVCDALYDFLDTFLDEKDTCSATPPPVSDSKPSSCGCNCRH
- the recA gene encoding recombinase RecA, which gives rise to MNVPDRKKALEAAIAYIEKQFGSGSIMSLGKHSATHEISTIKTGALSLDLALGIGGVPKGRIVEIFGPESSGKTTLATHIVANAQKMGGVAAYIDAEHALDPSYASLIGANINDLMISQPDCGEDALSIAELLARSGAVDVIVIDSVAALVPKSELEGDIGDVHVGLQARMMSQALRKLTATLARSQTCAIFINQIREKIGVSFGNPETTTGGRALKFYSSIRMDIRRIGAIKGNESFDLGNRIKVKVAKNKLAPPFRTAEFDILFNEGISSAGCILDLAVEHNIVEKKGSWFNYQDRKLGQGREAVREELKKNKKLFDELEKRIFDITSAAKAAVVEEKKEEQTAQPVA
- a CDS encoding putative folate metabolism gamma-glutamate ligase translates to MKVSPIVTRRVHVHDDLYEILEESLPSLSENSIIALSSKVLSLCEGAVVDTKTTTKGALIKQESDAYVYSALHDLYLTKKQGILIPSAGIDESNAQDYYVLYPRDLLASTNALGVWLKNFYHLENLGVIIVDSHTTPMRRGVLGLGLCWYGFSPLYSYVGKPDCFGRPLRMTQINLLDALAVSAVLCMGEGDEHTPIALIEDAPKITFHSSPTLQSDLSLLDIDETEDLYGPILRSVAWESTHF
- a CDS encoding toxin-antitoxin system YwqK family antitoxin; translated protein: MVIRKFLCLFLLCFAFTPGYAAGTYEKLTLTGINIIDRNGLSETICSKEKLKKYAKVDFLSPQPYQKVMRMYKNTRGENVSCLTTYHPNGQLKQYLECVNNRACGRYREWHSNGKIKIQAEVIGGIADLHPSAESGWLFHGTTLAHSDEGMLEAAINYDKGLLQGASYYYHPNGQVWKECSYHKGRAHGDFLTYTVEGFLLKKQTYQDGEKHSTSVRYEERSNVVLSEEEYDNGLLLKGSYLDPQTHEVFSEIVNGNGIQAIYGKHAIVETRVFVRGEACGKVTVFDSLGDQILQTYALIEGAKHGEELFFYPDTGKSKLLLTWNHGILQGPVKTWYPNGSLESCKELINNKKSGLLTLYYPEGQIMATEEYDNELLIKGEYFRPGDRHPYSKIDKGCGTAVFFTSSGTITKKIPYQDGKPLIN
- the folP gene encoding dihydropteroate synthase, with protein sequence MTTAQFICLSLGSNLGNRFENFRKAFSLLKELDIEDLQSSIILETKALLFPGSPEEWDLPFFNSVLIGKTTLSPKQLLSEIKQIERKLGRDANALPWSPRILDIDILLYGDENCQQKDISIPHERILERPFLLSLVASLCPTRKFHQPASEYHLKTFGEIAHLLPCPQEMILNSFSPSTLLMGIVNVTDNSISDGGLYLEASKAVAHAEKLFAQGASVIDFGGQATNPKVKQLLDVEQEWARLEPVLKLLAETWIGRKQCPDVSLDTFYPEIIRRALEIYPIRWINDVSGGSKEMAEIARDANLLLVINHSCSLPPRPDKTLAFTSCASDQLLSWGEKQIEAFVNLGLNQDQIIFDPGIAFGTTQIQALNVLHRMEKFRKLGCATLVGHSRKSCFALLGKYDAKDRDWETVSLSVLLQQQGVNYLRVHDVEANQRVLSAAAWPGVYV
- a CDS encoding dihydrofolate reductase, which encodes MYKILGIVACDPNGVIGNQGKLPWNYPEDIKFFSKIIENMPLIMGRKTFEGLPDKYTNDRKVIVFSKNFHENSEDRVWVSSLEEFRNLELPSPIFLLGGGDLFSLFLENHLLHGCFVTHIHKCYDGDVFFPLSSLEGWKKTILDEKKDLTFCYYESLADCHA
- a CDS encoding 5-formyltetrahydrofolate cyclo-ligase, with translation MDTSVIAEKKKQREFFISLRQSIQEPRLSQAAQAVASFIRELPKGSFVLSFIPFQSEINIDLANRILINEFSLALPQTQDYQLTPVHVPSLEVLSKLTHPLRISEFNLEPIEPQQITHVLVPALAFDDNNYRLGYGGGYYDRWLALNSHPTTIGIGFKEQKTLILPREDHDIPLSQVFFA
- the folB gene encoding dihydroneopterin aldolase produces the protein MLGVAAEPYQLIISDFRVWVRLGCSPEERHFKQPILVSIVLSFFEEPSVCISDDLNDACCYVEITSLIEEVASSKPCALVEHLSKLLMDALESKLKNKVSKIDLEVRKERPPVPNLLKPICFKISRKISL